The following are from one region of the Passer domesticus isolate bPasDom1 chromosome 13, bPasDom1.hap1, whole genome shotgun sequence genome:
- the MRPL22 gene encoding large ribosomal subunit protein uL22m: MAARWALSAGAAWARGLLSWARPERFLPSGSLFPLSCIHTSTSLQKIGKWEKKNRIVYPPQLPGEPRRPAEIYHCRREIKYSKDKMWYLAKLIKGMSIDQALAQLEFSDKKGAKVIKEVLLEAQEMAVRKHNVEFKSNLHIAESQTGRGRYVKRLRYHGKGMFGMMKISRCHYFVKLVEGPPPPPEPPRTGFDQAKEYVQQLRNRTLVHTL, from the exons ATGGCGGCGCGCTGGGCGCTGAGCGCGG GTGCTGCCTGGGCTCGGGGTCTCCTCAGCTGGGCACGGCCAGAGAG GTTTCTGCCATCTGGGAGCCTTTTTCCTCTGTCCTGCATCCACACCAGcacatctctgcagaaaattgGGAAGTGGGAGAAGAAGAACAGGATTGTTTaccctccccagctgcctggagaGCCTCGCAGACCAGCT GAAATATATCACTGTCGGAGggaaataaaatacagcaaagaTAAGATGTGGTATCTGGCAAAACTG ATAAAAGGAATGTCCATTGATCAGGCTCTCGCTCAGCTGGAATTCAGTGACAAAAAGGGAGCAAAGGTGATCAAAGAG GTTCTGTTAGAAGCACAGGAAATGGCTGTAAGAAAGCACAATGTGGAATTCAAATCAAACTTACACATAg CGGAGTCGCAGACGGGCAGGGGCCGTTACGTGAAGCGGCTGCGCTACCACGGCAAGGGCATGTTTGGCATGATGAAAATCAGCAGGTGCCACTACTTTGTGAAGCTGGTGGAAggtcctcctcctcccccagagcCACCGAGGACTGGCTTTGACCAAGCAAAGGAATACGTGCAGCAGCTGCGAAACAGAACCCTTGTTCACACACTGTGA